From Glycine max cultivar Williams 82 chromosome 11, Glycine_max_v4.0, whole genome shotgun sequence, the proteins below share one genomic window:
- the LOC100796889 gene encoding LOW QUALITY PROTEIN: probable thimet oligopeptidase (The sequence of the model RefSeq protein was modified relative to this genomic sequence to represent the inferred CDS: inserted 4 bases in 2 codons; substituted 1 base at 1 genomic stop codon): SEGKGKKMGKEKRRGIILAFTGAAAVLAIAANLAITAIKYQKAKNAKKKDLAGSMVRVNLSASEILKLAEQIIANSNKVHNSVASVPLDKVTHANVISPLAELQAQQFPLVQXVFPKMVSTREDVRKASAEAVRRLDAHFDTCSKREDVYLVIKAFAVSGEWMNAEAKXFVQILVRDFERNGLNLTASKREELQRLRDQIDELSFKYIQNLNDDSRFILFTKAELAGLPPEFLKGLDKSDNGKFKISLRSHHVAAVLEFCKVGTTRQVVSGAYGNRCGEINVSILERLVQQRHKYARLLGYSCYAEYVIDVRMAKTPKKVFEFLKDISTSLTGLALKELNILKDVKKKEEGEFPFGIEDLLYYVKRVEEQDYDLDFGEIKQYLPISVVLSGIFKIIQDLFGLRFEEIARADVWHGDVRVFXVLDLGSGELLGYCYLDLFSREGKYGHTCVLALQNSALTSSGAHQIPVALLISQCQKDADGSSGLLRFSEVVSLFHEFGHVVQQICNRASFTRISGLCVDADFVEIPAQLLENWCYESYSLKLISGFHQDITKPLTDDICKSIKRWRTSFSALKLKQDILCCLFDQIIHSADNIDIQELFKYLHPMEMLGLPILEGTNPASYFPSTVVGYEAACYSRIWSEVFAADIFTSKFCNDVSNQQAGMQFRNKVLASAGVKDPIDVLLDFLGREPSIQAYIENKVKYVL; encoded by the exons AGTGAGGGAAAGGGTAAGAAAATGGGCAAAGAGAAGAGACGTGGAATCATCCTCGCCTTCACCGGAGCTGCGGCGGTGCTCGCAATTGCGGCGAACCTAGCCATCACCGCAATCAAGTACCAGAAGGCAAAAAATGCTAAGAAGAAAG ATCTTGCAGGTTCTATGGTGCGCGTTAATCTATCTGCATCTGAGATTCTTAAGCTAGCAGAGCAAATCATTGCTAACTCAAACAAGGTCCATAATTCTGTTGCGTCGGTGCCTCTCGACAAG GTTACGCATGCAAATGTTATATCACCTCTGGCAGAACTGCAAGCGCAGCAATTCCCACTGGTCCA TGTGTTTCCGAAGATGGTATCTACTCGGGAGGATGTACGCAAAGCAAGTGCAGAAGCAGTGCGAAGACTAGATGCTCATTTTGATACGTGCAG CAAACGTGAAGATGTGTATCTTGTCATTAAAGCATTTGCAGTAAGTGGGGAGTGGATGAATGCTGAAGCCAA CTTTGTTCAAATTCTG GTGAGAGACTTTGAGCGAAATGGATTGAACCTCACAGCAAGCAAAAGAGAAGAGTTGCAGCGTCTAAGGGATCAGATTGATGAATTAAGCTTTAAATATATCCAAAATCTCAATGATGATAGCAGGTTTATTCTCTTCACCAAGGCAGAGTTAGCTGGATTGCCTCCAGAGTTTCTCAAG GGTTTAGATAAATCGGACAatggaaaatttaaaatttccctGAGAAGTCATCATGTTGCAGCTGTACTTGAATTTTGCAAG GTTGGAACCACCAGGCAGGTGGTATCAGGGGCATATGGGAATCGGTGTGGAGAAATCAATGTCTCTATCTTAGAAAGACTG GTGCAACAGCGCCATAAATATGCTCGTTTACTTGGCTATTCATGCTATGCAGAGTATGTCATCGATGTTAGAATGGCGAAGACACCAAAAAAG GTGTTTGAGTTCCTGAAAGACATATCGACAAGTTTAACTGGCTTGGCCTTGAAAGAACTTAATATCTTGAAAGATGTGAAG AAGAAAGAGGAAGGGGAGTTTCCATTTGGAATTGAGGACCTACTGTATTATGTAAAACGGGTTGAAGAGCAGGATTATGATTTGGACTTTGGAGAGATCAAGCAATACTTGCCAATTAGTGTGGTTTTATCGGGGATCTTCAAAATTATCCAAGATCTATTTG GCTTAAGGTTTGAGGAAATTGCACGAGCTGATGTTTGGCATGGTGATGTTCGTGTTTTTTAAGTGCTGGACTTGGGTTCTGGTGAACTCTTAGGTTATTGCTACCTTGATTTGTTCTCAAG gGAGGGAAAATATGGTCATACTTGTGTGTTGGCTCTCCAGAACAGTGCATTAACAAGCAGTGGGGCACATCAG ATACCAGTTGCATTGCTAATATCTCAGTGTCAGAAGGATGCTGATGGTAGTTCTGGATTATTACGGTTTTCTGAAGTGGTCAGTCTTTTCCATGAGTTTGGCCATGtg GTTCAACAAATTTGCAACCGTGCATCATTTACCAGAATTTCTGGATTATGTGTTGATGCTGACTTTGTGGAAATACCTGCTCAACTGTTAGAAAACTG gTGTTATGAAAGCTATTCTCTCAAGTTGATTTCGGGATTTCATCAG GATATTACAAAACCGTTAACGGATGACATATGCAAATCAATTAAAAGATGGAGGACTTCTTTTTCTGCACTTAAATTGAAGCAAGATATTCTATGCT GTCTTTTTGACCAAATCATACATTCTGCGGATAACATAGACATTCAGGAATTATTCAAGTATCTTCATCCCATG GAGATGTTAGGCTTGCCGATATTAGAAGGAACCAATCCAGCGTCATATTTTCCTTCTACTGTCGTTGGTTATGAGGCAGCTTGCTACAGTCGTATATGGAGTGAG GTTTTTGCTGCTGATATATTCACCTCAAAGTTCTGCAACGATGTTTCAAACCAGCAAGCCGGCATGCAATTCAGGAACAAG GTATTGGCCTCGGCAGGAGTGAAAGATCCTATTGATGTGTTATTAGACTTCCTAGGAAGAGAACCATCAATCCAAGCTTACATTGAGAACAAAGTCAAGTATGTTTTGTAA